In the Zingiber officinale cultivar Zhangliang chromosome 5A, Zo_v1.1, whole genome shotgun sequence genome, ttaaaaaaaaaaacagaaaaagtAACGGTCCTCGTCGAACACCTGTGAAGTCATCGGAGGGACGGCCATGGTCGCGCCAAGGCTGGATCGGACGGCCAATACGGTGGCTTATAGAAAGTGGTACGGTGGCGTCGGCATGAGGTGTAGCAAAAAGCAGCGCGATCCGCTTGACGCACATTTCCTCCGTCGGGCTTCGCTGCCAAATTCCCAGTGGCGCTTCTGCTCGTGCTTTTCCTCCATTAATTTCGATACTAGACTCAATAAACCCACAGAGATACCTGCAACTCATTCGAAGATAGCGGGTCCAGGTCATGATTGATTTCTTGTAAATTATCGCTGAGGACATGGGTCGGAAGTTTTTGTCGTGAACAGGTGAGGGGAAGCGATGTTCTTCCGCTTGTCATTCCTCTGCCAATGCTCTCCTGCTTCGTCCTCCTTCAGACTCTTCGTCGCCTCTCTCACTCACTCTCTTCTGCCGTTTGCTTCTTCGGTTTCCTTGTTCTCATTTCTTCCCTCCAAATCGAGATGCGGAGTAACGCCGTCTGTTTGGGCGCTTCCTGTTCCGATCCCCTCCGCACTCCACGCAACTGTTCTGGCTGGGAAAGCGCATCCTTTCCATTTTTCAGCGGCGACGTCGGCCGTTTTACCCGTTTTTAGCCGTGTGTTTCTTCTTAAACAGATTCCTTGTACGGTTGCGGAGGCTTCTTCAAAATAAACGTTCGGCCTTATGCATGTCAAAGCATCGTCTGTTTGCCTCATTTTGCTAGTTTTTTCGGCGTCTAGAGTTATACGGTCGGCTTCGCAGAAGCGAATTCTGAGCGATGATGCTCTTTCACAGAAAGTGTTTGAAGTTTTGGTTCGCTGTATGTAGTCGTGATACAATATTTTGAGCGGATATTTGGGTCGTGAGTTCGGATGGATTTTGAGGCGTACGGAGAGCATTTGAAGGATGGAGTTGGCCTCTAAGGAGGTTCAGTTGGAGGCGTGGGCAACTGGTGGGAGGCCAAAGAAGGATCACGAGAAGGAAAATAAGAAGGGCGAGGACATTGGCTGCTGGACTAAGTTTCGGGCCATGGGGAATTGTATTTTGGCGAGATCCAAAGTTGATGCATCTCTCAGCAGCATCGGCACTCAGGGCGGTGAGCTCTTGTTGGCCCGCGAGTTTAACTTCGGTTTTGCGTTTCTTACAAAGCCCTTAGGATATTGCTATGGCAATGTTCTGTCTGAGTCTCTCTCCTTGTCACTCTGTTGTGCTATAGTTGCTCATAACCTTTTTAGTTATCACAATATGGTTTTTCGGCAATCCACAAAAATGAGTATTTCATGCTCTGCGATGATTATCGTTGATTCATATTGGATTTcaacttttattatttctttgaCTGTTTCTTCCTGACACTAGTTTTTATTACTTGGTAATTACTGTCAACATCTAATGTATTTGTTATAGTTGTTGATATTATCTCCCCTTGTTATTGTTTACCCAGATTCCCAAGGCGCTTTTTTCATCGCCTTGTATGTTCTTATTGCTCGATAATCACTGGTCAACACGTTTTGATTTTCTAGAAAtgatagtttttaaaattttacatggTTGTGGAGTTTGTCCTTCAAATAGTTATGTGGCTAGACCAAAGACTTTAGCTATCTTGAGGCTAGAATAGTGTTGAATTACTGAGGGAAACATGCATGTTGAGTAGCAAATTGGACTTTCTGATGAAATTTGTAGGTGACTAGAAATCTTCCATTGATGGTCTCTTAAGCGTGATAAAGTGACCATGCCAAAAACTATCCTATTCTCTCACTAGATACTAAGTTCATGTTTCATCTTCTGAAAcaaatgatttaattttttgttcttttagcTGATATAATTTAAGTTCATGATCTTCCATGATTCATGAAGATAAATGACAGAAATGGAATAATAGCAATCCAGAATAACAGCATCACTGAAATTGCTAGTGTTAAGTGGTTGACCTATTGGAAACCTATTTGATAAAATGCTTGGGTGGTAGTTCAATTTGGAAGCTTAGGATTATGATAAGTTAATTTAAGAGTTAGACATTTGACTTCTTGGTGCTGTGAAATCTATGTTTTgaattcatttattttatttgaatCCTCAAATTTAGTCTCCAGTAAGTGTTTCAAATTTGTCATAGATGACATATGTTTTCTTTTTGTTGTTCCAAGGCTTTTGTATGATTAGTAGACCCTATTTCTCTGGCGGGAGGAGAAGCAAAAGGGCAAATGTGTGAAATGATCAAATCCTCTCCCTCCCCTCTTCTTCATCTATTCTCTCTTCTCCTACCTGGTAAACTGTCCCTTAATCTTATTATACTTTTACTGACTAGTTTTTGTGTTCTGATTACCAGAAATTAAATCAACAGTTCATGGTAGCAGCAATGATAAGTCAGCTACAGTAGTATCTGGTTCAATGACTGCGAGTAGTTCTTGTAGTAATTCATCTGCTTCTAAAGTAGGTGAAGATATAAAAGTTGCTTCGCAGTTGCGCAAATTTACCTACAATGACTTGAAGTCTGCCACAAGAAACTTCAGGCCAGAGAGCCTTCTGGGAAAGGGAGGATTTGGTTGCGTGTTCAAGGGATGGATTGAAGAGAATGGTATAGCTCCTGTTAAACCTGGTACAGGACTTACAGTCGCCGTCAAGACACTTAACCATGATGGACTTCAAGGGCATAAAGAGTGGCTGGTATAGTCATTCAACATGGTTATGTTATAGTTTCACTAGCTAATAGTGACCTTATAttcattcaattaatttataatttcaaCTCTTTCAACATGGTTATAGTTTCACTAGCTAATAGTGACCTTATATTCATTCACTTAATTTATAATTTCAACTCTTTCAACATGGCTATGTTATAGTTTCACTAGCTCATAGTGACCTTATATTCATTtacttaatttataatttttcaaCCGTCATTTCGACATGCAGGCTGAAGTTAATTTTCTTGGTGATCTTCGGCATCCAAATTTGGTAAAGTTGATTGGGTATTGTATCGAGGATGATCAGAGATTGCTAGTATATGAGTTTATGCCACGAGGAAGTTTGGAAAATCATCTTTTCAGAAGTATGAAGCTGTTTTTTCCCTGACTTATCTGACAGTTGTTTAAAGTTTTCTGTTTATTGTCCTTTCGGAAAGAATTGCTGTAGGACTGTTTCTTTATCAATATTAAATTGATTATCCAAATCGTTATGCTTATTTTTTATGTTACTTTGTTTCTATCTTTATTGCAGATAAAAGGCATAATTCTAATCAATATTAGGCCAAAGCATGGTCCTTAATCATGTTTTCTCATCGTCTTCTGCTGTTCTATCGCTGTTAGCTTTTGGAACTCCATGATTCAAAACCTTGCATCGAACAAGTACTgcctctttatttttattttatggaaGCCAATCCTTGTTTGGATCAATCGATTGACCGTGCAATACATAAGATCCTTGCCATATGTTGCCAATGACACTTCTGATTGTGATTGATTGGGTGCTGTGTGCTTTGTAGTCCTTTGGAATGTCTTAGCTGTCGTTACTTGGTGACATTGGAAATTCAATTTTTGTTGCAATAGGATCATTTATAATCTTACAGTTACTATTATTGATAAAGTGTGTTCCATCTTATACAGGATCCCTTCCTTTGCCATGGTCAATTAGAATGAAAATTGCATTTGGTGCAGCGAAGGGTCTTGCTTTTCTTCACGAGGAGGCAGAAAGACCAGTAATATATCGTGATTTCAAAACATCAAACATTCTTCTAGATGTGGTATATTGATTGTAAATGCCTTTCTACAACATCCATCCCATTATGTTTTTCCTgtttctttgtatcaatttgactCAAAGTTTTGCTCCAGGATTATGAGGCTAAGCTTTCAGATTTTGGGCTCGCCAAAGATGGTCCTGAGGGTGACAAGACTCATGTATCAACAAGAGTGATGGGAACGTATGGGTATGCAGCTCCAGAATATGTCATGACAGGTAGATTCATTCTTGTTAGAACCTCGCCGTGCATCTTTAATCAAGCTattgattatttttttctaatgCCACTAATCTTTCATAGTATTCTTgccttttttttttccaaagtaATTTATGCAAAAAAATTCGGTATGCTATAATACTAGGTCATTCCTAGCACTTAATTTGACTAGTTTTCAACTCCTTTTGTCTAGGTCACTTAACATCCAAAAGTGATGTCTATAGTTTCGGCGTCGTGCTACTCGAAATGATGACAGGTCGGAGATCAATGGACAAAAATCAACCAAATGGGGAGCACAACCTGGTGGAATGGGCACGCTATTATCTAGGAGAAAGACGACGCTTCTACAAACTTGTTGATCCTCGTCTGGAAGGCAACTTCTCAATCAAAGGTGCACAGAAGGTAGCTCAACTCGCACATGCCTGCCTCAGTCGAGACCCCAAGATGCGCCCGCCCATGAGCGAGGTGGTTGATTCGCTCAGACCATTGCTCAACCTCAAAGACATCGCTAGCTCTTCCTACTTTTTCCAGACTATGCATGCGGAACGATCTGCTTCCTACTCAAACGGTAGACTCAAGCGGTAGACCAGGAGCCTTTAGCGCGGTGTTTATGCTTCTCGACAACATCTGCCAATGAAACCAAATGGCAACCAATCAAAGTGGTGCTACTTTTGCAGTTTGCTTTGCTGAACTGCAAAATCGACTGTACAATCTCGAGGAATATGGTTTGTGCTGAAGCATTCCATATTTGTGCTATCATTTCTTGGTCACAGGTTCTCTAAATTGCTACTTCGATGAGTAATCTAGTTTGATTCTTCATAGTCGCAGCTGTTTTAGGAATTTCattatgtatgtatatatatattatattgtctattatagaattaattagtctATTATGAgaattaattaacttataattTAAATAACAGCAACTTAACGAGGCCAGAGGAATAAACCAGGTAGACGCCCACGCCTCGCTCGCCCTTTTGTCCACGTATCAAAATAGCCACTCACTTTACCATTTACCTTATGCGAATGCACACATAACGCCCAGTTTCCGATATCCCAACCTCATCTCATCTAAGCCACACAATTAGATGATCGAACGGACACAGTTCCATCTAGACGAGAATCAAGCTTGCCAGCCCCATCTGTATCGTAAGTGGATAACGGAATGAGATTGGTTACGCTTTCGAATATAACGGGAATAAATGAAAACCTATTCCAACACTGTCGGGTTTCTTTATAGTCATCGAGGAGCTGCTTTGTTCCGTTGCCTTTGGTTCAACGCTGCGCCGCCTCCGCTGATATCCCGATCGAGTAAGGCGATGGCTCCGGGTCTATACTCCGATATCGGCAAGAGGACTAGGGGTGATCATTTCCTCTCTCCCTTtctactgatttttttttttatgattatcGTTTTTTGTCGATCATTTTGATTCTCTTTTGTCTTATTTGTTGGCGCAGATCTTCTATATAAGGATTACCAGACAGATCATAAGTTTACAGTCACGACATACTCCTCTACCGGCGTTGTGAGTGATTAGACCTGTTGATTCTTACTTATTCCTTTTTGTGCTTGGTTGTTCTTTGGTAGATTCCTCTATGACCTTTTAATGATTTTTGAAGTCCCAAAACTCAGGAAAGCTCCTCTGTGTTGGTCTTTCGTTGGATGTAATCAGAACATGCTTTTGTTGTATTTAGGACAATCTTCTGGTTCTTCTGTGCAGCTAATTTTGCAAATTAAAGgttctaaaataaaataaatgcggTAGGAAGTTTCATTTTGGCCCTAATGCCTTTGTGTTTTTAGCcggcaataattttttttttctttttctgtctatccttttattttatttcactGATTGAATGATGCTATTTTTGCAAATGCAGCACTTCAAATTAACACTGGCATGACAGGTTTTCCAAAATCTGGAAAATTTCTTTATGTAGGCCTTCAATTAGATTTATGGATTCAATCAAGACATGGTTTTGTCTTGTATTTAGGACAATCTGCTGGTTCTTCTGTGctgctatttattttattttattttattttaattttttgcaaATAAAAAGCTTTAAGAATGGAACATGTGTGGAAGTTTCATTTTGCAATTTGTTCCTATTTTATgtgtaaaaattaaaagggaaccCCCATTATCTTCATTATCATCAAAAGAGTGTTTCAACAATAATAACAACCAAGCCTATCCTACTAAGTGGGGTTAGCATCAAAAGAGTGCTCCGTGATGAAAAAATATCAAAGGGGCGCCCCATCCTATTTTTCATCCCAAAGATACCCTTAGTCCAATACTATTATAGTAATTTTAGTCAAAACTGCTACATCATGGAGCAAAACTACTCTAAATAATTTTGGTGAAAAGTGTTTCAATAGTGGTCGAAATTGCTCTAACGTTAGTTAAAACTGCTCTAGCTTATTTAAAATTGATCCAGCTTGGTCAAAAAAATGACATTGTTTGGAGCAATTTTGGATATCTTTGGGATGCAAAATAGAATGGATgtagttttgatattttttcaACATGGTGCACCCTTTTGACAATAATGAAAATAAAGGGCACCCTTTTGACTTGTGCCTTTTGtcagttttgtttttattttaattttattttgaattcatGATAATGCATCTCTCATATTAATACTACAGGTTTACCATTTTTGTGTTAAGCACCTTTTTTGGTTCTTGAATGGAGGAGGCCATACATATgcatattaaaataaaaggaaacaTTATAACATTATAAGTTTGTCTATAAATGTTTAATTAGGTCTCCAATCTTAAGAAAATATGAGATTTCATGCCAAGGGAGATGAAACAATTATGTTTATGCTACTGATTATTTCTTGACTTATTGATCTAACAATAAGAAAATTATATTAGACACCATCTAGTAATGGCATCTTCTAAACATTGTACAACCTCCCTTGATAATTGTTTGGGTACTGATCCCTGATTCTTTTTTGTACTTTATTAGTGTTCCCTGTGTTTCCTAACTAATTCTTTTCTATTTTGTTACAGGCAATTACTGCTTCGGGAACAAAGAAAAGTGATTTGATTTTTGGGGAGATCCAGTCTGTGATAAAGAACAATAATATTACGTTTGATGTGAAGGCAAAGTCAGACTCAAATGTAACACTTCTTGCTGACATATTTTTCCCTTAATTCATCAGTTATTACTGCTTTCCTTCAGTTGATTGTCTTTTGAGAATGTGTAGAATTGGCCATCTACTGGTTAATGTCTGTTCTTTTAATTCAAGTTTTTCTTGGCTATACAATTTTTTGAATCCTTTCTAACGAGAAATATCTCTTTCCACTTGACGTTAGTGCTTATTTTGCGATTTGTGTTAGGTTACAACAACAGTTACCGTTGATGAATTCACAGTACCCGGTTTAAAGACAATTTTTAGTTTTGTTGTCCCAGATCAAAGGTCTGGAAAGGTAACGAAATGCCTCCTCTGTCTTGTTGTATGCAGCGTTGAATTGATTTTCAAACTTGGCATTTGCCATTTCAACCAAGTTTTCATTTCGGTTTCATTGCAGATCGAACTTCAATATCTGCATGCTTATACTGGGGTTAATGCCAGCATTGGATTGACTGCCAATCCTGTTGTCAATCTGTCCAGTGTAGTTGGTACTAAAACTTTTGCTGTTGGTGCTGATGTAGCATATGATACAGCATCAGGTAATTTCACCAAGTACAATGCTGGGTTTAGCGTCATCAATGCCGACCTTATTGCTGCATTGAATTTGTGAGTAGTTTCTCTGAGCTGAGGCTCGTATGACATTGAAAGAATTTCAACTTTTTCGATGTCCTAAAGCTTTGATCTGAGCATGATTTGAGACATGATCTGCACTCAGGAACAACAAGGGCGATAGCTTGAGCGCATCATACTACCA is a window encoding:
- the LOC121982070 gene encoding serine/threonine-protein kinase PBL34-like; its protein translation is MELASKEVQLEAWATGGRPKKDHEKENKKGEDIGCWTKFRAMGNCILARSKVDASLSSIGTQGEIKSTVHGSSNDKSATVVSGSMTASSSCSNSSASKVGEDIKVASQLRKFTYNDLKSATRNFRPESLLGKGGFGCVFKGWIEENGIAPVKPGTGLTVAVKTLNHDGLQGHKEWLAEVNFLGDLRHPNLVKLIGYCIEDDQRLLVYEFMPRGSLENHLFRRSLPLPWSIRMKIAFGAAKGLAFLHEEAERPVIYRDFKTSNILLDVDYEAKLSDFGLAKDGPEGDKTHVSTRVMGTYGYAAPEYVMTGHLTSKSDVYSFGVVLLEMMTGRRSMDKNQPNGEHNLVEWARYYLGERRRFYKLVDPRLEGNFSIKGAQKVAQLAHACLSRDPKMRPPMSEVVDSLRPLLNLKDIASSSYFFQTMHAERSASYSNGRLKR
- the LOC121982071 gene encoding mitochondrial outer membrane protein porin 1-like yields the protein MKTYSNTVGFLYSHRGAALFRCLWFNAAPPPLISRSSKAMAPGLYSDIGKRTRDLLYKDYQTDHKFTVTTYSSTGVAITASGTKKSDLIFGEIQSVIKNNNITFDVKAKSDSNVTTTVTVDEFTVPGLKTIFSFVVPDQRSGKIELQYLHAYTGVNASIGLTANPVVNLSSVVGTKTFAVGADVAYDTASGNFTKYNAGFSVINADLIAALNLNNKGDSLSASYYHLVSPLSNTAVGAEFTHNFPTNENTLTFGTQHALDPLTLVKARFNSYGKASALIQHEWRPKSFLTISGEVDTKAIEKSSKVGLALVLKP